The following are from one region of the Segatella oris genome:
- a CDS encoding phosphoadenosine phosphosulfate reductase: MTNVRHILGISGGKDSAALSIYLKQKYPQMKIEYYNSDTGCELEETERLIDKLEAYLGSIKRLRAAERSPEATPFDHFLKACGGFLPSPQARWCTQKMKLAEFEQYVGDDYAVSYVGIRGDENRDGYISSKPNIQAVFPFRRNIWSIDIINKILHNDQREQLIDIYNHFYSESQQEKIMGILKRPLSKQFYYSKTLNALLDIDVKLFNRVVFEYLKTTDYPVGKLDSFPLIDNDEVLVKEDIFRLLHESGVGVPAYYEKIPFEVDGKIGTYCRSRSGCYFCFYQQKIEWVWLYEQHPDLFKKAMEYEKDGYTWNQGESLEDLIKPERIRQIKLDAIKRQEQRAKMNSNSLLVDIFTDDDNDVLCANCFI; encoded by the coding sequence ATGACAAACGTAAGACATATACTCGGCATATCAGGAGGCAAAGATAGTGCTGCCCTTTCTATCTATCTAAAGCAGAAATATCCTCAGATGAAGATAGAGTATTACAATTCTGACACGGGTTGCGAGTTGGAAGAGACCGAGAGGCTAATAGATAAACTTGAAGCCTATTTAGGGAGTATTAAGCGATTACGTGCAGCAGAAAGGAGTCCCGAAGCAACTCCCTTTGACCACTTTCTGAAAGCCTGTGGTGGATTTCTTCCATCTCCACAAGCTCGATGGTGTACGCAAAAAATGAAATTAGCTGAATTTGAACAATATGTTGGAGATGATTATGCGGTATCTTATGTCGGCATACGCGGTGATGAAAATCGTGATGGATACATCTCCTCAAAGCCCAATATCCAAGCGGTCTTTCCTTTCCGAAGAAATATTTGGAGCATTGACATTATTAATAAGATTCTCCATAATGATCAGCGGGAACAACTAATTGATATCTATAATCATTTTTATTCGGAGTCCCAGCAAGAAAAAATTATGGGAATATTAAAAAGACCACTTAGTAAACAGTTTTATTATTCTAAAACGCTTAATGCTTTACTTGACATTGACGTAAAATTATTCAACCGCGTAGTTTTTGAGTATCTAAAGACCACAGACTACCCAGTGGGAAAATTGGATTCATTTCCACTAATAGATAATGATGAAGTTCTCGTCAAGGAGGATATATTTCGTTTGTTGCACGAAAGTGGAGTTGGAGTTCCTGCATATTACGAAAAGATACCTTTTGAAGTTGATGGAAAGATTGGAACATATTGTCGAAGCCGTTCAGGCTGTTATTTCTGTTTCTACCAGCAGAAAATTGAATGGGTTTGGCTTTATGAACAGCATCCTGACCTATTTAAAAAAGCAATGGAATACGAAAAAGATGGTTACACCTGGAATCAAGGTGAGAGTTTGGAAGACTTAATTAAGCCTGAACGTATACGTCAAATTAAGTTAGATGCTATTAAACGACAAGAACAAAGAGCAAAGATGAACAGCAATTCTTTGTTGGTAGATATATTCACGGACGATGATAATGACGTTTTATGTGCAAATTGTTTTATATAG
- a CDS encoding sensor histidine kinase, protein MDAQKEIKKVGFTVDAGLIQRLGYELVGRAETAVSELIKNSYDADATVVDVDFIDSNEIGGKLFISDNGAGMSESQLINGFMRISSTDKVHNPTSARLHRTKAGKKGIGRFAAQRLGEKLVIVTQTKESKSAIRIEIDWNEYSIDRDLTSITFPIETVQKEKSEGTVIEIHSLRERWTEAAIKRIYRYVLDLFQPDYLSERSKIDSIAVQNEESFKVNFNLVFNDKKYPFLNDQISVFDKSLAVFEGYINKEHCGLVNVKSDSLHINDILEIEHKEDDNKFSALSDVYFKIHYFIYDRPQYYGDKLSGLELKKIQELSKTIGGVRLYRNGFRVLPYGEPKDDWTNIDKRWSTESGKTNIPLNNQNLFGFVEIIDPTGDIFEETASREGLIENEAFHQLSDFINKSLIAVRGRIAEKIKCFKGSQNNDDFTQNSEKKEQTTLEMFEKLKKILDYKSDQNTEKQNSEQFSENDREEGLEIIKKLENLIEEAGMLRVLAGLGLTIGEFTHEMKQFHSSVYGYISKLNQMQLAVEVQSQLDGIKTDFDNLFSYTEYFGTTISQNINRKKSPIDLLATLDRFCNIIKNDLEKNQIELQITAFDFDAITIPMHSSEWNSILYNLYTNSRKAIKRAKVAGKILVEVGVENEDTFINFHDNGDGIPKENEHRIFNAFFSTSTPASFDAPNEEQLIGTGLGLKIVKDIVVSYKGNVCVVSPNQGYSTCLKITISKNK, encoded by the coding sequence ATGGATGCGCAGAAAGAAATAAAGAAAGTCGGTTTTACTGTAGATGCTGGACTTATTCAAAGATTGGGATATGAATTGGTCGGTCGTGCAGAAACAGCTGTATCGGAATTGATTAAAAATTCCTATGATGCTGATGCAACGGTAGTTGATGTAGATTTTATTGATTCAAATGAAATTGGCGGAAAACTATTCATCTCAGATAATGGTGCCGGTATGTCAGAGAGTCAGTTGATTAATGGATTTATGAGAATTTCATCGACTGATAAAGTGCATAATCCTACTTCTGCAAGATTGCATAGGACAAAAGCTGGTAAAAAAGGTATTGGTCGATTCGCGGCTCAACGATTGGGAGAAAAATTGGTTATTGTTACACAAACTAAAGAATCTAAAAGTGCTATCCGGATTGAAATTGATTGGAATGAGTATTCGATAGACAGAGATTTAACATCTATCACTTTCCCTATTGAAACTGTTCAAAAAGAAAAATCTGAAGGTACAGTTATTGAGATCCACAGTCTTAGAGAGAGATGGACCGAAGCTGCTATTAAACGCATTTATAGATATGTCTTAGATTTATTTCAACCGGATTATTTGTCTGAACGAAGTAAAATCGACAGTATTGCAGTTCAAAACGAAGAGTCGTTCAAAGTGAATTTCAACTTAGTTTTCAATGATAAAAAGTATCCATTTCTAAACGACCAAATTTCTGTGTTCGATAAATCCTTAGCTGTTTTTGAAGGCTATATTAATAAGGAACATTGTGGGCTGGTAAACGTAAAAAGTGATAGTTTACACATCAATGATATTCTTGAAATTGAACACAAAGAAGATGATAACAAGTTTTCTGCTCTTTCAGATGTTTATTTTAAAATTCATTACTTCATTTACGATAGACCTCAATATTATGGAGATAAGCTTTCTGGTCTTGAATTAAAAAAAATACAAGAATTATCAAAAACAATTGGTGGTGTTAGGTTATATAGAAATGGATTCAGAGTATTACCATACGGAGAACCAAAGGATGATTGGACAAACATTGACAAACGTTGGAGCACGGAGTCTGGAAAAACAAATATCCCTCTAAACAATCAGAATTTGTTTGGCTTTGTGGAAATAATTGACCCAACAGGTGATATATTTGAAGAAACAGCTAGTCGAGAAGGGCTAATAGAAAATGAAGCATTCCACCAGTTGTCTGATTTTATTAACAAATCTCTTATTGCCGTTAGAGGTCGGATTGCAGAGAAAATAAAATGCTTCAAAGGCAGCCAAAACAATGATGATTTTACTCAAAATTCAGAGAAAAAAGAGCAAACAACTCTGGAAATGTTCGAAAAATTAAAGAAGATCCTTGACTATAAATCTGATCAAAATACAGAAAAACAGAATAGCGAACAATTCTCAGAAAATGACAGAGAAGAAGGGTTGGAAATTATAAAAAAACTGGAAAATCTAATTGAAGAAGCAGGAATGCTTCGAGTATTAGCCGGTTTAGGTCTTACGATTGGAGAATTTACACATGAGATGAAGCAATTCCATTCATCTGTTTATGGATATATCAGCAAATTAAATCAGATGCAACTTGCGGTTGAGGTACAGAGCCAATTAGATGGAATAAAAACAGATTTCGATAACCTATTTAGTTATACTGAGTATTTTGGAACAACGATATCTCAAAATATAAATAGAAAGAAATCACCAATAGATTTGTTGGCAACTTTGGATAGATTTTGCAACATAATAAAAAATGACTTGGAAAAAAATCAAATTGAGCTCCAAATTACTGCATTTGACTTTGATGCTATCACAATACCTATGCACAGTTCTGAATGGAATTCAATTTTGTATAATTTATACACAAATTCAAGAAAAGCCATAAAGAGGGCAAAAGTGGCAGGTAAAATTTTGGTCGAAGTTGGCGTTGAAAATGAAGATACGTTTATCAACTTTCACGATAATGGAGACGGTATCCCAAAGGAAAATGAACATAGGATTTTTAATGCATTCTTTTCAACTTCTACACCTGCAAGTTTTGACGCTCCTAACGAAGAACAGTTGATTGGGACAGGTCTTGGACTAAAAATAGTAAAAGACATTGTGGTTTCATACAAAGGGAATGTCTGTGTTGTATCCCCCAATCAAGGATATTCTACGTGCTTAAAAATTACGATTAGTAAAAACAAATAA
- a CDS encoding DEAD/DEAH box helicase family protein — protein sequence MLKEVIFPAHRHFKSRTEWEPIGFFSDCLCNATRFDLMLGFFSSSAINILADGFASFLYNGGRMNLIVNDILTEQDKNAIASGELDLYIPFFDITDIEKLKNILSERDTHFFECLAWLIRNNRLDIRIIAPKDGIGISHTKTGIFSDGVNKVCFDGSCNFSRSALIDNIESLTAFCDWDGNPASATINKINGEFELVFTGKDENVVFVPTDRVKTHIAESFKNKELKDLLEDEYKFIQQDIADKLLPKSVTKALEKAKNKVEFEIERIKKQGETIESIDFGKPSFPYESGPREYQKQAFENWKHNKQKGLFVMATGTGKTITSLNCLLEIYNKLGYYKAIILVPTITLVEQWESECKKFNFRTIIKVCSKYNNWKSAVANLRLLEMTNASNDLSYIIISTYASFVRSNVFMELNQFPKNKLLFIADEAHNMGGGLMAQRLSDIKYLRRIGLSATPERQFDDTSNRKLMDFFGCANNYTFEYSMAEAIQKGALCRYYYYPHIVRLTENEMADYVELSKKIVKIMGFHDEESLKRLKMLLLKRKRIIHKAANKLSAFQQIVQQRMEEKNSLKYTLVYVPEGNKPDNFEADIFDQSDTIDSDPETEHLIDVFTRIVRDMNSHIIVRQFTSESTDRDAMLKGFTDGNIDVLTSMKCLDEGVDVPRSELAIFCASTGNPRQFIQRRGRVLRTHKDKRFAIIHDLIVIPDNVFDEECYALEKSLVQSELRRVRDFALLSENLNDTDNELQEVLNHYNLSIFN from the coding sequence ATGCTAAAAGAAGTGATATTTCCAGCACACCGCCATTTTAAATCGCGGACAGAGTGGGAACCTATAGGCTTCTTCTCTGATTGTTTGTGTAATGCCACTAGATTTGATTTAATGTTAGGGTTCTTTTCCTCTTCTGCAATTAATATCTTAGCTGATGGTTTCGCATCGTTTCTATATAATGGTGGACGTATGAATCTAATTGTAAACGACATTCTGACTGAGCAAGATAAAAATGCCATTGCCAGTGGTGAACTTGATTTGTACATACCATTTTTCGATATAACTGACATCGAAAAACTAAAAAATATATTGTCAGAACGAGATACTCATTTCTTCGAATGCCTTGCCTGGCTTATCCGCAACAATCGGCTTGACATTAGAATTATTGCCCCAAAAGATGGCATTGGTATTTCGCACACCAAAACAGGTATTTTTAGTGATGGAGTGAATAAAGTCTGTTTCGATGGCTCTTGCAACTTTTCACGGTCGGCATTGATTGACAATATCGAAAGCCTTACGGCTTTCTGCGATTGGGACGGCAATCCAGCATCCGCTACCATAAATAAAATCAACGGAGAGTTTGAACTTGTGTTTACAGGCAAAGATGAGAATGTTGTTTTTGTTCCAACCGACAGAGTGAAAACCCATATTGCAGAATCGTTCAAAAATAAGGAACTGAAGGATTTACTGGAAGATGAATACAAGTTTATTCAGCAGGATATTGCTGATAAGTTATTGCCAAAATCTGTGACTAAGGCGTTGGAAAAAGCCAAAAACAAAGTTGAGTTCGAGATAGAGAGAATCAAGAAGCAAGGCGAAACTATTGAGTCAATTGATTTTGGTAAGCCTAGTTTCCCATACGAATCTGGTCCACGTGAATATCAGAAACAAGCATTTGAGAATTGGAAGCATAATAAGCAGAAAGGCTTGTTTGTAATGGCGACAGGTACGGGCAAAACTATTACCTCTCTGAATTGTCTTCTTGAGATCTACAACAAGTTAGGCTACTACAAAGCCATTATCCTTGTTCCGACCATTACACTTGTCGAACAATGGGAATCTGAATGTAAAAAGTTCAATTTTAGAACAATCATAAAAGTTTGCTCAAAGTATAACAATTGGAAATCGGCGGTGGCTAATCTTCGCTTGCTCGAAATGACGAACGCCAGCAATGATTTGTCATACATTATCATATCAACTTACGCATCGTTTGTCCGTTCCAATGTTTTTATGGAATTGAACCAATTCCCCAAAAATAAACTTTTATTTATCGCTGACGAGGCTCACAATATGGGTGGCGGATTGATGGCTCAGCGCCTTTCTGATATAAAATATTTGCGTCGCATAGGACTTTCTGCTACACCCGAAAGGCAGTTTGATGATACGAGTAACCGAAAACTGATGGATTTCTTTGGCTGTGCCAACAATTACACCTTTGAATATTCAATGGCTGAAGCCATTCAAAAAGGTGCTTTGTGCCGTTATTATTACTATCCACACATTGTTCGACTGACCGAAAACGAAATGGCTGATTATGTTGAACTTTCAAAAAAGATAGTCAAAATAATGGGCTTTCACGATGAGGAAAGTTTGAAACGATTGAAAATGCTTTTACTAAAACGCAAACGTATCATTCACAAAGCAGCCAACAAGTTGTCCGCTTTCCAACAGATTGTTCAACAGCGTATGGAAGAAAAGAACAGTCTGAAATACACGTTGGTCTATGTTCCAGAAGGCAACAAGCCCGACAATTTCGAGGCAGATATTTTCGATCAATCCGACACCATCGATTCCGACCCTGAAACAGAACATCTGATTGACGTTTTCACTCGCATTGTCCGTGATATGAATTCTCATATCATTGTCCGTCAGTTTACTTCTGAATCAACCGACCGCGATGCCATGCTCAAAGGCTTTACCGATGGCAACATTGATGTGCTTACCTCGATGAAGTGTTTGGATGAAGGTGTTGATGTGCCGCGAAGCGAATTGGCTATATTCTGTGCAAGCACAGGGAACCCACGCCAATTCATTCAACGCCGTGGTCGTGTCCTACGTACACACAAAGACAAACGCTTCGCCATCATTCACGACCTCATCGTAATACCTGACAATGTGTTTGATGAAGAATGCTACGCTTTGGAGAAAAGCCTTGTGCAAAGCGAGTTGAGACGTGTCCGTGATTTTGCATTATTGTCAGAGAATCTGAATGATACCGACAACGAACTGCAAGAAGTATTAAATCATTATAATTTATCCATATTTAATTAG